One genomic window of Magnolia sinica isolate HGM2019 chromosome 3, MsV1, whole genome shotgun sequence includes the following:
- the LOC131241093 gene encoding ervatamin-B-like: MARPILRHACFALVLMWTFWIPLVPCRVQENDGLIDRYNKWMDRYGRIYKNSSEKELRFKIYSQNVEFIDFINSKNYSYKLVDNKFADLTNEEFRATYLGFLKPVDHVGNGRFMYENVTDVPSSIDWRKKGAVTEIKDQGLCGSCWAFSAVAATEGITQIKSGKLVSLSEQELVDCDVNGEDEGCNGGFMNNAFQFIKNNGGLTAEENYPYTGMDGSCDTKKLQSHVAKICGYENVPANSESSLLAAAAKQPVSVAIDAGDLDFQFYLEGIYDGSCGTQLNHGVTVVGYGEGEGEKYWLVKNSWGVIWGEDGYIRMKRGVSDKQGLCGIAMQASYPIKNSK; the protein is encoded by the exons ATGGCTAGACCAATCCTAAGACATGCATGCTTTGCTCTTGTGCTGATGTGGACCTTTTGGATACCATTAGTCCCATGTAGGGTCCAGGAGAACGACGGCTTGATCGATCGGTACAACAAATGGATGGACCGGTATGGACGCATTTACAAGAATAGTAGCGAGAAGGAGCTACGCTTCAAGATATACAGTCAGAACGTTGAATTCATCGACTTCATCAACTCCAAGAACTACTCATACAAGCTCGTCGATAACAAGTTTGCCGACTTGACAAACGAGGAGTTTAGGGCCACGTATTTGGGTTTTTTGAAGCCTGTAGACCATGTGGGGAATGGACGGTTTATGTATGAGAATGTGACGGATGTGCCTAGTAGCATTGATTGGAGGAAGAAAGGAGCCGTCACTGAAATCAAGGACCAAGGTCTATGTG GGTCTTGTTGGGCCTTCTCGGCGGTTGCTGCCACAGAGGGCATCACCCAGATCAAGAGCGGAAAATTAGTGTCCTTATCAGAGCAAGAGCTAGTGGACTGCGACGTCAATGGTGAGGACGAAGGCTGCAATGGTGGATTCATGAATAACGCTTTCCAATTCATCAAGAATAACGGTGGCCTCACTGCCGAAGAGAACTACCCTTACACGGGGATGGATGGCTCCTGTGACACTAAGAAGCTACAGAGCCATGTTGCAAAGATATGCGGCTATGAGAACGTGCCAGCCAACAGTGAGAGTAGTCTGTTGGCCGCGGCAGCCAAGCAGCCAGTTTCCGTCGCGATTGATGCAGGTGACTTGGACTTCCAGTTCTACTTAGAAGGTATCTATGATGGCTCATGTGGGACCCAGCTCAACCATGGAGTGACAGTGGTTGGCTatggagaaggagagggagaaaaATACTGGCTAGTGAAGAACTCATGGGGCGTCATTTGGGGTGAGGATGGATATATCAGGATGAAACGTGGTGTGTCTGACAAACAAGGTTTGTGTGGTATTGCTATGCAAGCGTCGTACCCTATCAAGAATAGTAAGTGA